In a single window of the Aminomonas paucivorans DSM 12260 genome:
- a CDS encoding acylphosphatase, protein MDRKRPEPQLLCRRFLVEGRVQGVGFRRAGAEMARGLGLDGWIRNRGDRVEVLVQGAPEAVGAFARWLAQGPPWARVGCVKTWEEHPVPSGFCILPSVEEEDG, encoded by the coding sequence ATGGACAGGAAAAGACCGGAGCCGCAGCTCCTCTGCCGCCGGTTTCTGGTGGAGGGGCGAGTGCAGGGAGTGGGGTTTCGTCGGGCCGGGGCGGAGATGGCCCGGGGGCTGGGGCTGGACGGATGGATCCGCAACCGGGGGGATCGGGTGGAGGTCCTGGTCCAGGGAGCCCCGGAGGCGGTGGGTGCCTTCGCCCGCTGGTTGGCCCAGGGGCCTCCCTGGGCTCGGGTGGGTTGTGTGAAGACGTGGGAGGAGCACCCCGTTCCCTCGGGGTTTTGCATCCTCCCCTCGGTGGAGGAGGAAGACGGATGA